Proteins from one Anthonomus grandis grandis chromosome 8, icAntGran1.3, whole genome shotgun sequence genomic window:
- the LOC126739767 gene encoding xanthine dehydrogenase/oxidase-like → MKELSSISFNISGTTYEVKAEDVTPQTDLNTYLRERAYLKGTKRMCMEGGCGSCIVAVEEVKPNGEKSVFAVNSCLVSILSCHGWKIHSIEGIGDPMKGLNAIQKSLAENNGTQCGFCSPGMVMNMFALQQSGQQTKYDIENSFAGNICRCTGYRPILTAFYNFATTKNVADIEDIGSTLTTCSKINKKYEKPTENFTVKLGKSSWIKVYYLKDLMEIIGTSGDKKYMLVAGNTAQGVNWPTRILFPEIYIDITSLDHLIDHTITDTSLILGANISLSKTMDIFNEAAKKYASFSYLMEAANHIDLIANVPVRNIGTLAGNLMLKHQNPRFQSDIFVILETIKATIIIIDVEENEFRKSPQEFLGIDMNKKVIKEIMLKSYDARKYFYKSYKVMPRAQNAHAIVNAGFLIKLSKENVVKSASIVYGGINAEFAHASATETLLNGLNLFDNQTLQKAFQSLDQEVKPDQDPLEPSPECRKKLAINLFYKFVLNIAPSSLVTPKHQSGGTILSRPVSNGVQEFTPDKKTFPMGEPIIKLEAIAQASGQAQYIIDKPDLPNQLHASFVTADAPSGSEITLIDPSNVIALDGVVAFYTAKDIPGANSITVLSFGLGPEELLCSGTVQYYNQPIGIVVANSHNTAMEAAKLVKVEFKRPATKPLLTPMELLAANKKDRIKHETSVVPKKTGKATKTVKGDFYMDGQYHYHMETQCSYAIPTEEGLEIWPSTQWIAHTQFAISQILNLDAQKIDVSVKRLGGSYGGKIIRGNYANAAAALAAYKLQKPVRMWMPFHTNMDIIGKRHPFYMKYEVGVNDKGAIQNMTAELYSDSGNGPGNEKLDYMIIDCFESCYNVDSWGFDTFTARTDNTPNCYTRAPGTLEGLAGIESIMDHIAYTLNMDPLDVRIANLDTKKYSKVSQFINEMKTKDNLMQRIEDVKKYNAANRWKKKGIGLAAMKWRFSLLGSYTTLVSIYFQNGGVAISHGGIEIGQGINTKAAQVCAYKLGIPVSMVSIKPSNNLVAPNSFATGGSFASESICYSVMLACDKLLRRMDPVKKANPKATWDQLVKMCHVANINLSANGYVFNDGKGIQDYDIFGLCTTEVEVDILTGQKVISRVDIIEDVGQSLSPLIDIGQIEGAFVMGLGHYLTEELKYNDEGKLLNNRTWNYKPPGMKDIPVDFRIRIPPNNPNPIGALKSKATGEPPMCLSVSAPLAVRNAIASARTDADSTKPRWVPFNGPTTVEHTILNSLTDYSQFTI, encoded by the exons ATGAAGGA actatcatcaattagttttaacatcagTGGAACTACTTACGAAG TAAAAGCCGAAGATGTTACTCCACAAACCGACTTAAACACCTACCTACGGGAAAGAGCATATTTAAAAGGCACCAAACGTATGTGTATGGAAGGGGGATGCGGCTCTTGTATTGTAGCTGTTGAAGAAGTGAAACCTAATGGAGAAAAATCGGTTTTTGCAGTAAACTCA TGTTTAGTTTCTATCCTTTCTTGTCACGGCTGGAAGATACACAGTATTGAAGGAATCGGTGATCCAATGAAAGGACTTAATGCTATTCAAAAGTCTTTAGCAGAGAATAATGGAACGCAATGTGG ATTTTGTTCTCCTGGGATGGTAATGAACATGTTCGCCCTACAACAATCCGGACAACAAACCAAATATGATATCGAAAACTCTTTCGCTGGAAACATATGCAGATGTACGGGATATAGACCGATTTTGACAGCTTTTTATAACTTTGCTACCACTAAAAATG TTGCAGATATTGAAGATATAGGATCAACTCTAACAACGTgttccaaaataaacaaaaaatatgaaaaacccACAGAAAATTTTACGGTAAAATTAGGAAAGTCTAGCTGGATTAAAGTTTACTATTTAAAAGATCTTATGGAGATTATTGGGACGTCtggagataaaaaatatatgctggTTGCTGGAAATACCGCACAAG GTGTGAATTGGCCGACACGAATCTTATTTCCTGAGATATACATAGATATAACAAGCCTAGACCATTTGATTGACCATACAATAACAGACACGTCTTTAATTTTGGGTGCCAACATATCCTTAAGTAAAACTATGGATATATTTAATGAAGCTGCTAAAAAATACGCTAGTTTTAGCTATTTAATGGAAGCAGCTAATCACATTGACTTAATTGCCAATGTTCCAGTGAGAAAT ATCGGAACTCTAGCTGGAAATCTAATGCTAAAACACCAAAACCCACGGTTTCAGTctgatatttttgttattttggaGACCATTAAGGCTACCATTATAATAA TTGATGTTGAAGAAAATGAGTTTAGGAAGAGTCCACAGGAGTTTCTTGGCATTGATatgaataaaaaagtaataaaggaGATTATGCTAAAAAGTTACGATGCCaggaagtatttttataaaagttataag GTAATGCCACGAGCGCAAAATGCTCACGCCATAGTAAACGCAGGTTTCCttattaaattatctaaagaAAACGTTGTAAAATCAGCAAGTATTGTTTATGGAGGAATTAATGCCGAGTTTGCCCATGCAAGTGCTACTGAAACTCTATTAAACG GTTTAAACCTTTTTGACAACCAAACGCTACAAAAAGCGTTTCAATCACTGGACCAGGAAGTCAAGCCAGATCAAGATCCTCTTGAGCCAAGTCCAGAATGCCGAAAGAAACttgcaataaatttattttataag tttgtgtTAAACATAGCTCCGTCCAGTTTAGTAACCCCGAAACATCAGAGTGGAGGAACCATTCTATCCAGACCAGTATCCAATGGCGTTCAAGAGTTTACGCCTGATAAAAAAACGTTTCCCATGGGAGAACCTATTATTAAACTTGAAGCTATTGCACAAGCATCCG GTCAAGCCCAATACATCATCGACAAACCCGATCTACCCAATCAGCTACACGCCAGTTTCGTGACAGCGGATGCACCTTCAGGATCCGAAATTACGTTAATCGATCCATCAAACGTTATCGCTTTAGATGGAGTAGTTGCCTTTTATACTGCCAAAGATATTCCCGGTGCCAATTCAATTACGGTCCTGTCCTTCGGTTTGGGGCCAGAAGAACTACTCTGCTCCGGAACT GTGCAATACTATAACCAACCGATAGGGATCGTGGTTGCGAACAGTCACAATACAGCCATGGAGGCTGCAAAACTTGTAAAAGTTGAATTTAAGAGACCTGCTACTAAACCTTTGTTAACCCCTATGGAACTGCTTGCAGCCAATAAGAAAGATAGGATTAAGCATGAGACTTCTGTAGTACCCAAAAAAActg GAAAAGCAACAAAGACCGTTAAAGGAGACTTCTACATGGATGGTCAATACCATTACCACATGGAAACCCAATGTTCCTATGCCATACCGACAGAAGAGGGCCTTGAAATATGGCCGTCAACTCAATGGATAGCACATACTCAATTTGCTATATCTCAAATTCTCAATTTGGATGCCCAAAA AATAGACGTATCTGTAAAAAGATTAGGAGGGTCATATGGAGGGAAAATTATTAGAGGAAACTATGCGAATGCGGCTGCCGCATTAGCAGCTTACAAGCTGCAAAAACCCGTTCGAATGTGGATGCCTTTTCATACTAACATGGATATTATTG gTAAAAGGCATCCATTTTATATGAAATACGAAGTAGGAGTAAACGATAAAGGTGCCATTCAAAATATGACAGCAGAATTATACTCGGATTCTGGCAATGGGCCAGGTAATGAAAAACTGGACTATATGATCATTGATTGCTTTGAAAGTTGCTATAACGTTGATTCCTGGGGATTTGACACTTTTACTGCCAGGACAGATAATACTCCTAACTGTTATACCAGGGCACCAG GCACACTTGAAGGCTTAGCTGGAATTGAAAGTATAATGGATCATATAGCCTACACCCTAAACATGGACCCATTAGATGTCAGGATTGCCAATTTGGACACCAAAAAGTACTCGAAAGTTTCTCAGTTCATTAATGAAATGAAAACCAAAGATAATCTGATGCAACGAATTGAGGATGTGAAAAAATACAATGCC GCCAATCGTTGGAAGAAAAAAGGAATCGGCCTAGCAGCGATGAAATGGAGGTTCAGCTTGTTGGGCAGCTATACAACTTTGGTATCGATTTACTTTCAAAATGGCGGTGTCGCCATCTCGCATGGAGGCATAGAAATCGGGCAAGGCATTAACACTAAAGCCGCCCAAGTATGTGCATATAAACTTGGCATACCCGTTAGTATGGTGTCTATTAAACCCTCCAACAATTTGGTGGCACCTAATAGTTTTGCGACTGGAGGAAGTTTTGCATCGGAGTCTATTTGTTAT tCAGTAATGTTGGCCTGCGATAAACTACTAAGAAGAATGGACCCAGTGAAAAAAGCAAATCCTAAAGCGACATGGGATCAATTAGTTAAAATGTGTCATGTGGCTAACATAAACTTGAGCGCAAATGGATA tgtatttaATGACGGAAAGGGAATACAAGACTATGATATATTTGGTTTATGTACCACGGAAGTAGAAGTGGATATTTTGACGGGTCAAAAAGTGATTTCTCGAGTTGATATCATTGAGGATGTTGGTCAAAGTTTAAGTCCTTTGATCGATATTGGCCAAATAGAGGGAGCCTTTGTTATGG GTTTGGGTCACTACTTAACCGAAGAGCTCAAATACAATGACGAAGGTAAATTATTGAATAATAGGACATGGAATTACAAACCTCCTGGGATGAAAGATATCCCAGTAGATTTTAGAATACGAATTCCACCTAACAATCCAAACCCCATAGGAGCGTTAAAATCTAAAg CTACCGGAGAACCTCCAATGTGCCTATCGGTTTCTGCGCCTTTAGCTGTTAGAAATGCAATAGCATCTGCCAGAACAGATGCTGACAGCACCAAACCTAGATGGGTTCCATTTA ATGGCCCAACAACTGTAGAACATACAATACTAAACAGCCTTACAGATTATTCCCAGTTTACCATATAG
- the LOC126739740 gene encoding putative RNA polymerase II subunit B1 CTD phosphatase RPAP2 — MFFLNTLQYHTFNMQDSLEDYLKFTRNAKTDDPLKISKEMVVTAQLKKECDNRAMKIVEFSIEGKLRPEVFIKCLPFINQTHYEDIVEERAISKLCGYSVCGKKIPEMPKKQYFISTKSNKVYDITQRKNFCSNFCYKASLHIKKQLDNSPLWLRKLEDIPEYKLLHPSEGGLPGELIDQGIVKPANEVTNFTSINCFAQASLGDITERNADSSQSKKTRNFKRSSMLKSSMQTIKETEIEEEKEGLGESTKVTKKIEQKKVVKVAKKETHKRHCIVSLPSIEENEEKSKENDCVIETTAVIVKQEIMQEVNPERIKQERLDLSENPSIDQSQSTQSQVLTETTNIVTCKTEFNPIIKMKELSIKAEPPEKIKTVKPKSEPLENSQDNNGAKTKKSSKKKDQEEPTRALGIESLIRNSFDDWITLETCIFIHGETKVKHILNENKLSEYFDQFHVQELQREQQMRYMEICRRLQLQEMADDRFDKVYVGGTKLKPLPDFKKLKEESKELKLKVKAFFEGRMYEGDDKGFSTDDNKKLDEEESPPAVLPPVDVHSQNLLRRKIFLNSLNKAIQQLLQSLGASYTSVLSDIQALVKTFKLKADNITFKPFVWNYIALVLLHLLSMKEIYLKEILEEQRSQEFVHVLLDNLPSKREFISKVLSNVENVELFVQHYITKKDSNYL; from the exons atgtttttccttAACACTTTGCAATACCACACATTCAATATGCAGGATTCGCTCGAAGATTATCTGAAATTCACAAGAAATGCTAAAACGGATGACCCACTTAAAATAAG TAAAGAAATGGTAGTCACCGCTCAGCTGAAGAAAGAGTGTGATAACCGAGCCATGAAAATTGTGGAGTTCTCCATTGAAGGAAAGTTAAGACCtgaagtttttattaaatgt CTTCCATTTATTAATCAGACCCATTATGAAGATATTGTTGAAGAACGAGCTATAAGCAAATTGTGTGGATACTCTGTATGTGGTAAAAAGATTCCTGAAATGCCtaagaaacaatattttatttctactaaaagtaataaagtttaTGATATAACTCAAAGAAAG AACTTCTGTAGTAACTTCTGCTACAAAGCCAGTTTACATATTAAGAAACAATTAGATAATAGCCCTTTATGGTTGAGAAAGTTAGAAGATATTCCTGAATACAAATTATTACACCCTTCTGAAGG GGGTTTACCAGGAGAGCTGATTGACCAAGGGATTGTAAAACCAGCAAATGAAGTTACTAACTTTACATCCATAAACTGTTTTGCTCAAGCCTCTCTGGGAGATATTACTGAAAGAAATGCAGATTCATCTCAAAGCAAGAAAActagaaattttaaaaggtcATCAATGTTAAAATCATCTATGCAGACTATTAAAGAAACAGAAATAGAAGAAGAAAAGGAGGGCTTAG gaGAATCAACAAAAGTTACCAAAAAGatagaacaaaaaaaagtagtaaaagtAGCCAAAAAAGAAACACACAAGAGGCACTGCATTGTCAGTCTACCTTCAATAGAAGAAAATGAGGAAAAGAGTAAAGAAAATGATTGTGTTATTGAAACTACAGCTGTGATAGTCAAACAAGAAATTATGCAAGAAGTCAATCCTGAAA GAATCAAACAAGAGAGGTTAGATCTCTCAGAAAACCCATCAATAGACCAATCACAATCAACCCAATCACAAGTTCTGACAGAAACTACCAACATTGTAACCTGTAAAACTGAATTCAATcccataattaaaatgaaagaatTGTCAATAAAAGCTGAACCAccagagaaaataaaaacagtCAAACCAAAATCAGAACCTCTTGAAAATTCACAAGACAATAATggagcaaaaactaaaaaaagctcTAAAAAGAAGGATCAGGAGGAACCTACTAGAGCTTTGGGTATAGAATCTTTGATAAGAAACTCCTTTGATGATTGGATAACTTTGGAAACTTGTATTTTTATACATGGAGAGACCAAagtaaaacacattttaaatgagAACAAACTGAGCGAATATTTTGATCAGTTTCATGTTCAGGAGCTACAGAGAGAACAACAAATGAGATATATGGAAATATGCAG GAGACTTCAGTTGCAAGAAATGGCTGATGACAGGTTTGACAAAGTATATGTTGGTGGAACCAAACTGAAGCCTTTGCcagattttaaaaagttaaaagaagAATCCAAAGAGTTAAAACTAAAA GTCAAAGCATTTTTTGAGGGTAGAATGTACGAAGGGGACGACAAAGGCTTTTCGACTGACGATAATAAAAAACTGGATGAAGAAGAAAGTCCTCCCGCAGTGTTACCCCCCGTAGATGTACATTCCCAAAATCTGCTGCGCAGGAAGATATTCttaaattctttgaataaaGC gatccAACAACTCTTACAGTCACTCGGTGCTTCCTACACGTCCGTGTTATCAGATATTCAAGCGTTGGTGAAAACATTCAAATTGAAGGCCGACAATATCACTTTTAAACCTTTTGTATGGAATTACATTGCTTTGGTTTTGTTACATTT ATTAAGTATGAAAGAAATATACTTGAAGGAAATTTTAGAGGAGCAAAGGTCTCAAGAGTTTGTCCACGTTTTATTGGACAATTTACCCAGCAAAAGAGAATTTATCAGTAAAGTGCTCAGTAACGTTGAGAATGTTGAGCTGTTTGTGCAACACTATATTACTAAGAAGGACAGTAATTATTTGTGA
- the LOC126739741 gene encoding putative protein TPRXL isoform X2 — MNRGQKILAMALNIENKENVSTSEGETKITNMSRTPSAPAATKCIESQEPLTPFQEVAICSNIESVEMFNSLNSKEENTRRQSIPSNSSSSSLSSSSSSTSSSLSTSSPSSSSAGPLNDAENDQDEESEPEPFSSGSECDRTYQHPTKKARRRIFSSSSLTASKNLQKNLDLPAESTTDGVRQIPRSRKRSANTRRPIIAKNLRNLGQEYVSVSKSKRIIEARKMGPSCGDHCRLKCRDKIPQAARHLLFEGYWGMGSLERQREFIARSMTEIIPKYQYKKINSNKKSKHSFTFNLDNAKVKVCKIFF; from the exons ATGAACAGAGGCCAGAAAATATTGGCGATGGCGCTAAACattgaaaacaaagaaaatgttAGCACATCTGAGGGAGAGACCAAAATAACAAACATGAGTAGAACACCATCAGCCCCTGCGGCCACTAAATGTATTGAAAGCCAAGAGCCATTAACACCTTTTCAAGAAGTAGCCATTTGTTCGAATATTGAAAGCGTTGAAATGTTCAACTCTTTGAACAGCAAAGAAGAAAACACCCGCCGACAATCAATCCCTTCAAACTCCAGCTCAAGTTCATTGTCTAGTTCCTCCTCATCGACTAGTTCCTCCTTATCAACTTCAAGTCCTAGTTCTTCGTCTGCAGGTCCATTAAacg ATGCTGAGAATGATCAAGATGAAGAAAGTGAACCTGAACCATTTTCGTCAGGTTCTGAATGTGATAGAACATATCAGCATCCCACTAAAAAAGCTCGACGAAGAATTTTTAGTTCAAGCTCGTTAACAGCTTCtaaaaatttacagaaaaacctAGATCTTCCAGCTGAAAGCACTACTGATGGAGTTCGGCAGATACCCAGATCTCGGAAAAGGTCTGCAAATACAAGGCGTCCTATTATTGCTAAGAATCTGAGAAATTTAGGGCAAGAATACGTATCGGTCTCAaaatcaaaacgaattattGAAGCTCGTAAAATGGGACCATCCTGTGGAGATCATTGCCGATTAAAATGCAGGGACAAAATACCACAAGCAGCTCGACATCTGCTATTTGAAGGGTATTGGGGAATGGGGTCGCTTGAGCGTCAAAGAGAGTTTATTGCACGAAGTATGACAGAAATTATTCCTAAATAccagtacaaaaaaataaattcaaacaaaaaatctaAACACTCCTTTACTTTTAATTTGGATAATGCCAAAGTTAAGGtatgtaagatatttttttaa
- the LOC126739741 gene encoding uncharacterized protein LOC126739741 isoform X1, whose amino-acid sequence MITKRIENNLQFVKLHTYRKNCNCNFNISSFIPKKDQCTAYKAEKKKELEEYNRHLQEKEKSREEKLRDKELIFEEFVVACYDLQAVMTIPNGEASTFYYKSKINCLNFTICELGIDQTECHFWDESDGQRGANEIGTCVLRFLQKKSAESILDMDCVFYSDNCCGQQKNEFIIGMYIYAVKNLKFKSITHKFLIRGHTQNEGDAAYSIIEKEIRKTKQSCSIYVPAQYVTAIRNSKKCGNPFDVNGLSYADFTDIKNLSSVSLKKNVNGEVVKLSDIKVIRIEKTANNDIQIFYKTSYFDNNYKEIALQRNFQRICDQQNLKSLYQKKIKISERKKNYIQILINANLIPQFYHSYYNNILKE is encoded by the coding sequence ATGATTACAAAAAGAATTGAAAACAATTTACAGTTCGTTAAGTTACATACCTacagaaaaaattgtaattgtaattttaatattagttcCTTTATACCGAAAAAAGATCAATGCACGGCATATAAAGCAGAAAAAAAGAAGGAGCTAGAAGAATACAACCGACATttacaagaaaaagaaaaaagtagaGAAGAAAAGCTAAGAGACAAAGAGTTAATTTTCGAAGAGTTTGTTGTAGCTTGCTATGACTTGCAGGCTGTAATGACTATACCTAATGGCGAAGCATCTACCTTCTACTACAAATctaaaattaactgtttaaactTTACGATATGCGAACTAGGTATAGATCAAACGGAATGTCATTTTTGGGACGAGTCTGACGGTCAGCGTGGAGCGAATGAGATTGGCACGTGCGTTTTACGTTTTCTTCAGAAAAAGTCGGCAGAAAGCATCTTGGATATGGATTGTGTTTTCTATTCTGATAATTGCTGTGGTCAGCAAAAAAACGAATTCATTATTGGAATGTATATTTACGCCGTTAAAAATCTTAAGTTTAAATCGATAAcccacaaatttttaattagggGGCACACCCAAAATGAAGGGGATGCTGCGTATTCCATAATTGAGAAAGAAATAAGGAAAACAAAACAGTCTTGTTCTATTTACGTCCCGGCACAATATGTAACTGctataagaaattcaaaaaaatgtgGCAATCCTTTCGACGTTAATGGACTATCTTATGCAGATTTTACTGatatcaaaaatttatcaaGCGTTTCATTGAAGAAGAATGTTAATGGGGAGGTAGTAAAATTATCAGatattaaagtaataagaaTTGAAAAAACTGCTAATAATGATatccaaatattttacaaaacatcTTATTTTGATAACAACTATAAAGAAATAGCTCTACAAAGAAACTTTCAGCGTATTTGTGAtcagcaaaatttaaaatctttatatcaaaaaaaaattaaaatatcagaacgtaagaaaaattatatacaaatcCTTATTAACGCCAATCTCATTCCTCAGTTCTACCATtcctattataataatattttaaaagaataa
- the LOC126739569 gene encoding glycine-rich selenoprotein-like, whose protein sequence is MVYVRNGTVSENPPIHERLLRLVFGVFGFIVFFFKSLLGMDTSNSRSSSSGRGGSFFGGFGGGGGGGGGGGRPFRPGKPGGGPNIKTMRDINPPTVTGAGGCPGGSCGM, encoded by the exons ATGGTGTACGTTAGAA atggAACTGTATCTGAAAATCCCCCAATTCATGAGAGGCTTCTTAGGCTAGTTTTTGGGGTATTTGGATTTATTGTATTCTT CTTCAAGTCTTTACTTGGTATGGACACCAGCAATTCAAGAAGCAGCAGTTCAGGTAGAGGTGGTTCCTTCTTTGGAGGGTTTGGTGGaggtggtggtggtggtggagGAGGCGGAAGACCTTTTCG ccCAGGAAAACCAGGTGGTGGTCCAAACATAAAAACAATGAGAGATATCAACCCACCCACTGTAACAGGTGCAGGTGGCTGTCCAGGTGGAAGTTGTGGTATGTAG
- the LOC126739568 gene encoding uncharacterized protein LOC126739568, with amino-acid sequence MPIPSSGNLGRRNCIPILYTKGTHYEVGYDVGRTFSGLIQNFLEEAESTPGYLGEYLEAYNTPEGQKGYEDTLNCLKTNFPQYVDELKGTAEGANVPFYKLFLLHMDNIILSAAEKKLIDHPTGCSTICINEKGQELLGHTEDALALTLNYYYFVSAHIITDKPQGKWGVKEEKFTSLCYAGHLPGYTMSYNHHGLVFSINTLVAKNLKTGKTPRHFITRALLSAENFAQAQQILRDRGCGAGDGCSINMTFIKQEGDRLFHNVEMGPATAKEAESQLNILTVSPGECSFHTNSYLRMKLEEPDNKKMFESSVARMETFRKYKPPKNEEDLKQMLSDRTHVNGIDVFRDAKTDYVKTIAVGIFNITEKTWSLYSDSPRQNDPLVVLPLQLKK; translated from the exons gGTCGTACATTCTCTGGATTGATCCAGAATTTCTTAGAAGAAGCCGAATCTACTCCAGGTTACCTTGGCGAATACCTTGAAGCATACAACACTCCTGAAGGACAAAAAGGCTATGAAGACACTCTAAACTGTCTAAAGACCAATTTTCCTCAGTATGTGGATGAGCTTAAGGGTACTGCTGAAGGAGCCAACGTTCCTTTTTACAAG TTATTTCTTCTTCATATGgacaatataatattaagcGCGGCCGAGAAGAAGTTAATTGATCACCCTACAGGTTGTTCAACTATATGTATCAATGAAAAAGGTCAA GAACTTCTTGGTCACACTGAAGATGCCTTAGCACTAACTCTAAACTATTACTACTTCGTATCAGCCCACATAATCACAGATAAACCACAAGGAAAATGGGGAGTCAAAGAGGAGAAGTTCACTTCCCTTTGCTACGCCGGTCATCTACCGGGTTACACCATGAGCTACAACCACCATGGACTAGTATTTTCCATAAACACATTGGTCGCTAAAAATCTGAAAACTGGAAAGACGC CTCGTCATTTTATCACACGAGCGCTTTTATCAGCAGAAAACTTCGCTCAAGCCCAACAGATTCTCAGAGATCGTGGATGTGGTGCTGGAGATGGTTGCTCTATCAACATGACTTTTATCAAACAAGAGGGCGACAGGTTATTCCACAATGTCGAAATGGGGCCAGCCACTGCTAAAGAGGCGGAATCGCAATTGAACATATTGACCGTTAGTCCTGGAGAATGCAGTTTTCACACAAACTc ATATCTTAGAATGAAATTAGAAGAACCGGATAATAAAAAGATGTTTGAGAGTAGCGTAGCGAGGATGGAGACGTTTCGGAAATATAAACCTCCGAAAAATGAGGAGGATCTGAAACAAATGTTGAGCGATAGGACGCATGTTAACGGTATTGATGTATTTCGGGATGCAAAGACTGATTATGTGAAGACTATTGCTGTTG gaatttttaatataactgAAAAAACATGGTCCCTGTATTCAGATAGTCCAAGACAAAATGACCCTCTGGTAGTTCTACCCCTTCAGctgaaaaaataa